In a single window of the Desulfonatronovibrio magnus genome:
- a CDS encoding nucleotidyl transferase AbiEii/AbiGii toxin family protein has protein sequence MDSFKPYLSILPPAQKSIWNELTIVPGNFVLYGGTAIALQLGHRSSIDFDFFSSDSFENDHLCQAMSSLGSFEIIQSRKNTLTLIITAEYEPVKLSFFGGFENGRINPPIVTDDRILRVASLEDLMGHKLKVILQRVEAKDYIDIACLLNSGLSLEKGLSCVLALWPHAPIQEIVRALTYFQEGDFSELNDLHRQTLIKACSSISFQNVVKYPLNSRKLSDY, from the coding sequence ATGGACAGCTTTAAACCATACTTATCTATTCTACCTCCTGCGCAAAAAAGCATATGGAACGAACTGACAATAGTTCCTGGAAATTTTGTTTTATATGGCGGTACAGCCATTGCGCTGCAACTGGGGCACAGATCGTCAATAGATTTTGACTTCTTCTCATCTGATTCTTTTGAGAACGATCATCTATGTCAGGCAATGTCCTCACTTGGCTCATTTGAAATAATTCAATCACGAAAAAACACCCTGACGTTAATAATTACAGCTGAATATGAACCTGTAAAACTTTCTTTTTTCGGAGGATTCGAAAATGGAAGAATCAATCCGCCTATAGTCACTGATGACAGGATATTACGGGTTGCTTCTTTAGAGGATCTAATGGGACATAAGCTTAAAGTTATTTTGCAAAGGGTTGAAGCCAAAGACTATATTGATATTGCCTGTCTCCTCAACAGCGGACTTTCTCTTGAAAAAGGATTGTCCTGCGTTTTAGCATTATGGCCTCATGCACCGATTCAGGAAATTGTGCGGGCTTTGACCTATTTTCAGGAAGGTGATTTTTCTGAACTAAATGATTTACACAGGCAGACATTGATCAAGGCATGTTCCAGTATTTCATTTCAGAATGTTGTGAAATACCCGCTAAACTCAAGGAAATTATCAGATTATTAA